The genome window attttatttaatgttacaaaacaaaaatgaccatgttcacatcttaaagtcatcctgaggccttagttttggtttaaaattacacaacatcatgtatgtgttgcttcttttgggcttgtttagacctggttgcttatttctctcaaagctggcaacagagtggacgcagtgtctaatagtagcagtaagctaacgagaggctacgttcagctggtgactcgggagtcgggacagagaaaatgtcaggagtttcgaagtattataaaattgaaagtgaaggcagtgtaacagccagatgcaatgtttgcaaggcggaggttccgcatggtggaaagaacagagctacgttcaacacgaccaatctaatacgccacctgagaaacaaacaccaacaacaacacgacgagtacacagcggccactcgggtaacggcactgaaacaaccgacactttcagggacttttaaaaggaaagagaaactgccccagaaaagtgaaaaggccaacacaataacagccaagatagctgaattcatcgcgttggatgaccagccgttatctgttacctttttttctcttaatgcattgcataaagatcgggaaaaatcggtatcggcagattgtcaaaatcaaatgatcgggagcaaaaaaaggtgatcgggacatccctaatttgAAGTAATAAAGTCTGACATAGAAAGGGTGCATCTCTTCAGGCAGCCAATATCAGCTCACAAAACACAGAAGAACACACTGGGTCCTGTCCCTTGAATGTTTGCCAGTAAGCCTTTGATTCTGAAAATTCAGAGTTAGGGACCAGAGAAGCTGGACAGTTTGGCTGggagggggaaggggggggggggggggctggcgaGTCTTTGATTGGCTTAAATGGCCTGAAGCTGGTACCTGTTTAAATGACAGTATTGGACTCGtctgaaaaggttctcatgagcAGGGGCCTGGCTGAAGACCGGGGAGACTGGTGGCCCCCGGCGCTCGAATGAACTGGCTTCATCTAGAAGGGTGAGGCAAGAGACACCAAGACATCACTACGCTGACAAACACACACGTTGCCTCTCGCTCCATCCTGTGCTCCTACTTGCACACAGACAAACATGTATTGACAGGGAACACACATAGGCATACACTTGTAGATAGGTGGACAATGGAAACCAGTCCTGGGGTCTTACACGCAGTTTCCTTGAAATAATATTTGTTAAGAAACCTTGGCTCTATATGAATTGGTTCATATTATTGGAAAAGCGGCTATGCTTGCACATTTCTCAAAAGCATTAGCTGTATAACACGCAGGCACAGACAGAATGCAGTGGCCCTCAGGGTTTGTGGTGAGGATCCAGGATGAGGTTGCTGACTTGAGCCTCATGCAGGTACGTTTGGGTGCTTTGACGTGCTGCATTCACCTGACTCGACATGCAGAGGCAGCAGGCATCCAAGCAGCACGGCAGCTGGGAGGAAACACTGACTGACGCGACTGGACACACAAGAATGGAAGACTGACTGCACGTTTGGACACCCGGTCCTACTCCACACTGCTTGGGCACACACACCTGCCCACTGACCTCACAATGTATTAAGCATATCTAAAGACAATAAATCCAGTTGAGGTTTAAAAATAAAGCCATCCCAGGATAGCATTTCTGATTATTGTCTAACCTGATGGGTCTATCTAAGTGGGTACTGTTTAAAGCCACAGAATGCCACCTGAGTTACTTTAGAgcaggtgtcaaactcaaggcccgggggccaaatccggcccgtgacttaaCTTCATGccgccccacaagagcttgcaaataatataatatgtttattatacggttacatgccgatttacagaagcacattgcccataaactacatgtcccacaatgcatctcaaatatgcatttttctcaaaatttgacattttttcttcaaaatattactttgttttcaaaatttgactttttttcttagaatttggcttttctttttaaatcattttgtgacatgcgcactgaagagagttgcaattatttgccccagacttctgcttcCAGACGTAGTTAAATATGAAGTTATtcccctatccgataataatccaatgcagaggcaataatgtaatatataatacattattttatatatattcaatatttatatatgtatttttatatatgttaaagttacaaccggccctttgagtgcaaccttcatgctgatgtggccctcgATGAAGTTGAGTTTGACACTCCTGCTTTAGAGGGTAAGGAAGGAGTCAAACAGTGGGAGAGGAAGGACACAACAGGTAGGAAACAAGCCAGAACGAGAGTGGCAGAAACAAAACCTCAGCAGGAAGAGTCTTGAGCATAACAGCGGACAGATAGAAATAGAGACCTCAGTCGGTCCACGAGAAGCTGTGAGTGCTAGCGGTCTGCGACAACATGAAGATAGTAGATGTCCCCGAGGAAGGAAGGCGATGCTTCATCTTTAGGGAGGCAGGTCAGGCGAAGAGGAAAGACAATAAGAGGGTGAGAGAGTAAAGGAACACTAGAGCAAGAGCACTACTTAGCAAGAACATGTTAAAATGGTAGAAAATTAGTACAAAATCAGGTTAAAGGGGGTGTTGTTAATTAAAAAGCTTTAAAAAGTACTAGAATGAAGACACATAAAAAACAAGAGTCGATTGAATGCCCAGAAGTACAGCGCATGGCAGCAAACATCTCCAGCTGCTTGGGACACACAAGTCGAGTTAATAGAAACGACAGAATATGTCTAGGAATTACAAATGTGTACTGCTTTTTGTTCTTTAAACCATGGtgctccatacattttacaaACTTGCATATTGAAGGACTCAAATGTCTCTTAATTAAGACTACTTTAAGTCTAATGAGGACTAGTTATGCTCGACATGTCACCTAGGTGCAATGCGTAAATAAACATTGTAGCCCTGCAGTGTGCAAACTGTTTATTCACCTCACTTACAGCGTAACATTTGCCCTATTTGGTGTGAATGCTCCTTTTTAGATGACTCGACCCAAACACATACATAAATATAATGTTGTGGTTTTGGGCAACTAGCTAACCCCAAATATCAAAAACCACAAATTGACCGTTAGCGAGAAGTTAGCATTGGGtgtgtttgaatgtgttttagCTTTTAAATGAAAGCTTTTGTTTACATTTCAAAACGATGTGTTTAATGTCCATGTTCTTCATGTCACCCTCATGCTCCACCTCCTGGTATAACAACACAGATAAGAGAGTTGTTGGTCGAGGCCAATAGGATTCTGCACTGAAGCATTTCTCCGTATACACAAAGTCCTGCACACCTGAGCATTCTTACCATATGAGAAGGATTTGATTTATATCCCCCTTGTAACCATACCCCACCCCAAGGATGGGCTTTATTAACAATGACCATACCTTTGGGGAAATAAAAGGTTAAATATCACAAAAACTATACGTCAACATTGAGAAGAGATAttaacagacagagagagagagaacgtgAAGTAGAGAGTAAATGTGTGTGATTCAGCTTTACCTGTCCAGCGTGGGGCCCGCGGGGCTTGCGGAAAACCACCAGCAGGATCTCTGGCAGTAGGCTGAGCAGGATGAGCAAGATGATGACCAGCCAGGCTGACACCGAGCTCAGCATGTTGGCAAACACAAAGTACAAACGCTGCTGCTTCAGGAAAGGCCTGCAGGAAGGAACAGTTTGGTTTAGACTAACTGAAAATGCTAcaagggttgaataaaatacagAATAACAGGTCACCTACAATGAATAGGAGTTATCCTATCGTGAGTTGTTTTCTTACCATATTATTCCTCCCCAGAAGAAGCTGAAAAACACGTAGAAAGCCAGGGAGCCCCAGATAACAAAGTGGTTGATCCATGTCCAGTGCCGTGTGTCCAGAGCGAGCTAGCAAGGCAAAGGAAATGCACTAAATATCCAACACAATTTGCCAAAGACAGATGTTCGGCAACGCACTACTGTATAAATATGAGACAATAACACCTTACCTTAAGTGTGACGGTGAAGACGAGGACAGTGAAGACAATCGTTCCATACGACCAGTTGCCAAAGACCTGGATTTGAATACCACCAATTAGCAAATGTACTTAGCAGACGATGCCTGATGAAGTCATTGAATTATCACACTCATTAAGAAAATCCAACCTGGCCATTATCCTGCAGTGCTGGGTTACCAAACAAATATCGAACACCAAAGAAGAAGAGCAGGCCGTGGAAGACTCCGAGTAAAGTCCAGTAGAAGAAGGGACCCCACCGTAACATGCCGTTCTTAGCAATCCCTCTGAAGACATTCGAGAAGTAGAAAGATGAACAAAGTTATAATCAGTATTACACATAGCATATAATCTCCATTATCAAAAAGGGGAGGGAACAATGACATTTCAGTGAAGAATGGGAACAGCTCtcctttgtgcaaattgccacTCAATGCCTAATGTAGAAGTCTAAGGGGGACTTGAAAAATAGGATTGATATTGATAGTTTTCTGCACACAAGCGCATATATCAGGTCAAAATGTATTATACAAATAAATTGAACATATGAGGTGAATGCCTAGACAGCATAATCATCAAATAGCCAGAGAAAGAATCAGAAAGAGCTTACAAAAATGTGGCTTTGACAAATAGACCGGGTAACTtgtttataaaataaataataatttatacatttatttgaacattgtTGCTTTTCAGGAGGTAAGTTAGTAAGGAAGTGACATTGACATAGTACCTCAGAATGTACTGCAGATAAGCACATGTTCCCAGGTTTACCTGTAGAGGGTAGCATTGTCCAGAAGAACCTCCATGCAGATGTGCTGCTCCAAAAGGCTGTAAGCCAGGATGGGCATAGAGGTGAAGCAGATGTTGTACATCGTCAGATAGGCTGCGTCATACAGGGGCTGGGGAGgatgggaggaggaggaggaggaggggaaaagGGGAGGGATAGGCAAGGAGGAGGTGGACGGGGGATGGGATAGGGCAACTGGGGGTTAATATCATGGAGAGGAAAAATCTCAAACACACCACCATATGTAAACACACACTGTCTCATATAAGCAAGCTTATATACATCTTTCATGCAATCATGGAAGATCTGtcaggggccctgtagcaggaGATAATGAAATATTCCTGCTTAAAAAGATCAAAAACAAAACTATCAAAAATCAATGCGAGGAAAACGTTTTTATATAAACACTGTACCATTAAAAATGTATCACTTATACTTATTTCTAATTTATATACAAGCAACTTCATCAATGTGCTCCAAACTGTAATCAGGTCATCTTATTCCTAGCTGGATTTGAATAAGGTATTATAtagtatgacacacacacgGGCAGATACGCACACATGACACTATAATTATATAATATCCACATAGGATGTACCTTGGTGGCAGAACATGACACatgtctgtttttatttattaaagtGCTATGTGCTCTTAGTCAGTAAACATATCAATCAGAGCTCAAACATCCCAGGGGGCAGCGAGGGAGGGGCAAGCGGAGGGAAAAAGACTAGCATTCAGGAGGACGAGCGGAGGAGGTGTTGATTCAAGGGATACTGCCGCCTTTCATGTTCAGAACATCTTTGAACCTCAAAGGCCTCAGGACATACTCACTTGCTGGGAATAGCCACAGAAGAACTGGTACAAAAACTGAGGTAAGATGAAGCAAAGGTTCTGCAGGCAAACAAAAAAGAGAAAAGGCTCACTgatgaataaaaacatcaaaagGACATCAAATGCATCCAAGTCCCCCGTGGGGGTATTATGTAGGTACAATAGTGCAATACATTTTTACAAAACGGTTGAGTTTGTTTGCTGTCAAATGTGTCTAATCAGTCAGTGTGAAATGAAATCAATGCTGATCCTACCTTGTAGAAGAAATATTGCACCAAGTGTGCAATGCGAACATAGTAGAGATGCCCATGAGCCAACAAAAGTTTCTTGAGGTGCTTGAGTTTGGGGATGGCATAATCACTGTTCCTCACTGCCTGTCGACCCTCTTTACCCTTAATACCTGGAACACCAAAAGCAGATATCACACACTGCCTTCACCAAAGAGAACCACCATTTCCTCTATCTGATGCAGTCATTAAAGAGCCCTTAGTCAGCTTCAGTGTGGGATTTCTTACCAATCCCGACATGAGCCTCCAAAATCATGCTGACATCATTTGCACCATCTCCAATGGAAAGGGTGATGGGACTTCCTTTAGAGTTTTTCACCATTTTAACTATCTGTAGATGCAGCAAGACAAAGgggcaaacatttaaaaaccactgtgaaaatcatatattttaaatcacttaaaggtggggtaggtaagtttcagaaaccggctcgagatacactttttgttatattccatggaatgctcttaacatcccgatagcaatgaatatcttaagtgctttgacaaaaaatccataaaaaaatttcatctgtagaagccgtagcactgtaaaaagtacaatggcctacctgcctttcagccttccatcggggcacacatttatctcgtgccctcattggtcatgtgcgcgttcgtgtgtgttggaggaggggctctataaggaagtggcagattttctccggttgtgtattttcaaattctagcgatctcgagctggtttctcaaacttacctaccccacctttaatgaggAAATATTTCCAATTTGTTCCAGATTCTTCTGACCTGTGCCTTCTGTAGAGGGGCCATGCGGCAGCAGAGCACAGATGTGCAGTTCTGACAGATCTGCAGGAACAGGTTCTTGTAGCGACTTGAGTTGGATTCAGAGGAGGAGTTGAGCACCATGGACAGAGTGGCTCCATCTATGATAAAGCCGTAGTCATGGTTTGCTGAAGACCAGGCcctacaaaacaaaaacaaataaggGAATAGGTTCAAGTGTAGTCATTTCTATTATTCAGTTTAAAGACACAAGAGCGAAGTATCACACGATAACTTTAATACAGGtcatttaaaggtctcctattatgctatttttaggcatatattatgggtctcagatatataaaaacatgtctatggtgtgttttgctcaaaatactaaacagatcatgcatttcagacatccctcatatccctctgtttcacccCCGTTAGAGAAACgctgattttgggtccttagcttgaaagaaaaaaaaagaggagggggagctAATGCCTGTTCAGAATGACCCGGCAGCTACAATTacatgctgccgtgattaaacgtcatcatgttccaaacacatcaaggattatttctgaaacagtacggagctcaaatgcttttcctcttgcgggtttaccacaaggtgagttccttttttatttcctgcttttttacacatgctctctccagtacaggttagctctgcgtgttagcgatgcttgctaatgtaaacaaagactatattacgtccaaaacacgtcgggcattgtttctgacagcaactttctgatctctctgcgttgtacccccgtttttaaagatttgggtacggaggaaaagagagagggttttatttgttgacactttgtgagttccccgacacatcggggacacatatttatgtatgaaagacatcaaaaagtgcattttgcatgataggtcccctttaaggtcaAATGACTAACCTGGTGACGCCTGCCTTAACTGGTGGTGCATCCTGTACGGCTTTCTTGTGATATTCAACCAAGAGCTCATGCAGTCGCTCCTCACGCCTCCTGCCTCCATCTTCTAAAGTACGCACAGTCAGCTCCAACAGTTCTGTGTTTCTCTGGAACAATCTACAAGCATAACAGGTGGACTTTGCTGTCTCCATCTTGTCCCCCGTTAGCACCCAAACCTTCATGCCTGCACCCTGGAGAGCCTCCATGGTCTCTGCTGCCTCCTCTTGTAGCCTTGGGGTGAGAAACAAAGATGATTGCACTAACTCTTAGACATAAATGCTATCATGAGAAGGAAAGGAAAAATGTCACCAGTTAAATAAAACCACTGGCACCTGGGTTATATTTCACAAGAGACATTATGCATGCAAAGAAACGCTTAATGACAATCTGATGATAaaatctgaagctgctgtgtcacAATTACTCTATTATAATAGCCTATTATATTGATatattaaaaatgtgttttagatTTGATGCATTGATGCAAGCAGATACAGTTAGGTGTTCCCTACCTTTTAGGTTAGTCAATGCATTATCCATCTTAAATATTAATTATAAAACAATAATCTTGGATTGTGAAAGACCCCTTACCCAATGTCAACCACAAGGGGGCGCCGTGAGCTTACATTGAAACCCTCACCATACTCAATCAGATTAGATATGCCACTTCATACAGGAAACAATACCAGAAGTGTAATGAGGAACAGACTTAGTGTGAAAAGCTGACATTAAAGAAAAGCAGAAATGAATCGTAAAACAACAAAAGGGGCAATCGGAAATCAAGACGAGTGATGACAGGACATTAATGACACATTTTTTATAACTGGCATCAACCAAAGGTTGGCCTCTCCTATCAATTTTATATTTAAAGCCTCCTAAAATTATTAGCACTGTTTTTTAATgagaaggagaggagagcaaGGACAACAGCAGCATGCAAGTCATTATTCAACTGTATATGTGAGCAGGTTCATCAGTGTGAGCTGAGTTGTTTGTTATGTTGTGTTGTGTTGGCACTCACCGGTCTTCTACAGCAGTTGCTCCTATCAGACTCATGCCGGTCTCCACTTGGTTGTAAACAGCCATGAGCTTCTCCTCTCTGTCCTGCAGAGCCAGCCTAGCTTCCCTCAGGCCTGCGTCTGCCTGGGCGTACTCCTCTGCATTGAGATATTTGTAGGCCACACACAGTGTGCGGTATCCCTCCTAAACAACACAACATACGGCACCCAATGTTAGaaatacaaaacaaagaaaacatcATTATTATCTTTAATTAAAACCTGTCTGACCATAGTATCATACAGTGtaaagtggtgcaggaatgagtcttaAAACCCGGAAATGACATTTTACCAAATCTTTTTTGACTCGTCtcaaaatgttgttgttttttggccACAGCCATACATTTTCGGAGCTTGTATGTATTGTAAAATGTCCAGTTGCTAACAAATGTCTAAATGAGATTACTAAATGTCATCACGCCAAACATGAGtccgtggtgttaatatgtaaaGACTATcatgctgaacaaaacatgtaagTACAAAAAATAAGGATCAGCCACATCTTGTTTTCTGCAGTACTCAGAAAgcctattgttgtttttttaaggaCCCCTTAGCCTACAAAAAgacatcatcactgcaccactgtaCACACTTAAAAACAACAGATATTGACATATTTAGAGTGGCAATCTGTGCATGTCACCCACTGTTGCATTACGCTCAACATTCATGCGTATCCTTTCGACCTCTTCCTGTCTGACGCGAGGGAAGATCGATGAGTCCGCTCCCTTACAGAAAAGCAGTGTATCACCTGGACACAACACATACAGATTACAAACACAGAGCATGGTGAGGGCTGAAGGCCAACATTAAATCATAGTCAACGCAATGAAAATGACAGCAATCTCAAGCTCACCTGATTTGGATCTGACTATAACACTCATTCGCCTTCTCACTGGGTCAAAGTTCAACACGTGAAGCAGTTCATACCTTAAGGTGGTACAAAATGGAAATTAAAAAAGCTGTAGTACAAATAGAAGCGTATGAATAAAAACTATGTTTGATAACCGACGTACCTTTCAACATCATTGTCCCTGGTGAGAATTTTCATGGTTTTACTTTCAAAACCCAGAAATGTGAAGCCGTACCTGCAGATGGAGACAAATCATCACAAATGAGCCACTGATGAACTTGATTAATGAATGTTGTGATGGAATGCATACCATGGAGGCTTGCTCTTTGACCTTTTGTTACAATGTCAGCTGAACACATTGAGTCACCACAGCCCTCTTACCTCATGGCACCCTTGACCAGAGCTACCTCATCAGGTGAGGAGGCGataaagcctctctgctcctgtgGGGGCGGATGGAGCCCCTCTCCATCCACCCCTAAGCCATCCACATGGTCCATCAATCCGTCCCTTTGGCCCTGACCCTGCTCTGGAGACTCCTTCACCTGGACTGTGTGGCACAGACACAGGGCACGCAGAAACAGCTCTTCCTTCTCCTAAAAACACAACGTGAACATGGTTTAGTGAAGTACAATAAGATATTATATAAATTGTGATTAAACAAAATGAATGTATAGATTTATTGTAAAATCACACCAGGGGACTGTTCTCCGATTAGAACACTGAGCAAGTGCATTGAGCACATCACTGACTGGAtgactcagaactttctccaactgaacaaacaaaaaactgagatcattgtttttggagcaaagaaggACCGATTAAAAGCTTCAGTCGGCAGAATACAAAACCactaataaagccagaaatctgggtgtagtgatggactcagacctgaatttcaacagtcacatcacAACAGGCATTAGGTCTGCTTATTATCACCTGAAGAACATATCGAGGATTAAGAAACTAATGTCACAACAGGACATAGAaaagcttgtccatgcttttatctttagtagactcgactactgcaatggtgtattcacagggctgacaaaagcttcagctgattcagaacgctgctgctaacattaaaagagtggatcacatcagtccggTTCTGAAATCTTTACATTGGCTTCAGTCGGccaaagaattgattttaaagtaatattgctagtttttaaatcattacatGGTTTAGGACCGAGGTATATGGTTGATCTCCTACATAATTACGAGCCATCAAGgtgcctcaggtcttctgggacgggtCTGCTATCGGTTCCGACGTCTGCAGAAACTcttactatttttaaatcgagactgaaaacatatctctttgccgctgcttttaattgagctgctcATATTCGCACTAGAGTATGCCATTTAAAcgtgttttaaatgtattgtttacctgtggtgtttatttttattattttattatctttgctttgtaatgTCTGTTGTAAAAttgtataatgtgtttttactgtatgtattctgaaaagtattttaatttgttttgtaaagcactttgaattgtcgcgtacagaaaagtgctatataaataaacgtgccttgcctaTACAAATTGTTTTATTTGCAACTTTAAACTAGATATGAATACAGCCACACATGGAGCCATATACAGTAGCTGGAGTTTAGATAACGAACTGATTTTACAACTATTTGTCTAAATTGAGTCCTTATCAGCATGTGTGTGCAACAGTGTGTATGGGTTATCAGGCGCTCATGTCAAGAGAACTTTGCTCCCCCTCCGTGTTGAGCGCTTATGTTGACATGTCAAGGAGACTGCATGTGGGTGACCGGTGAAGGGTCTTTCTGAGCAGCGAGCTATGTAATGGCCATATGTTGCCGCATGTGTGACTTTTACAACAGATGGAGGGACACCACAACACCCACCCTGCCAGCTTTGTGCTGCACTTTGTTTGCAGGTCCATCTGTAACACAGAATCCGTCCAGGTCCGTGCCTGCGTCCTGGTACTTGTACTGGAAGCCATCGATGCAGCACTCTATGAACTCCATGTTGTTCTGAGTGAGAGTGCCCGTCTTGTCAGTGAAGACATACTCCACCTGCAGGCAATGTGATAAAGAGATGTGAAAGGCTCTTCCAAATCCATAAAGATTCATTTTCCCATTTAACAGGGTCCAACAATAAGATTAGGCAATTACTTCCAGAAATAATTACACTGCATTAATCAGTTTAACGAAGCATCAACTTTAATTGAAGAAATCCTCTGGCAAACCAAGTGTGACTGATCTATAGCAGCACTGTTTGAGTAAGCGCCATTAAAACAACAGAAGTCAGGACAGCAAGACCAATATGGAGTTATTATAAGCTCATATTTCGCAGTAGCACTGTACAGATGGGCTGTGGCAATGCCGATAGCATGTAGATGCTGCGGACGGTTGTTCCAATTAAcatttttgttctttttttacTAGGTTTAATTGTATTAAAGCAACTAATGCTGCCTTGAAGTGTATCTGAATACAATTATTTAtctgtaaatatattttccgtTACATGTTGAATACGTTAATCACATttacacacttacacacttaCGCACTTATGCACTTATGCACTTATGCTTGTGGATCACATCCTCATTTAGGCTTTGCACAGAGATTGCATTCATATATTAATGGAGACTGCATATTTACTGTTGAGAACAAGGTTTGCTTTCTGACACTTTTGTAATGCTTTATAATATCATCAGTGCCATTAAGGGGGTTACTCAGCTTTAGAGACACAAAAGACATGACCCAGTG of Pseudochaenichthys georgianus chromosome 10, fPseGeo1.2, whole genome shotgun sequence contains these proteins:
- the atp11c gene encoding phospholipid-transporting ATPase 11C isoform X4, producing MLRRTLNRWLGRDERRVDSRNICVGHRSSSNNEAFIPPKFCDNRIVSSKYTVWNFLPKNLFEQFRRIANFYFLIIFLVQVIVDTPTSPVTSGLPLFFVITVTAIKQGYEDWLRHKADNEVNKYPVTVLEQGRRVRKESEKIKVGDVLEVDEDETFPCDLILLQSSREDDTCFVTTASLDGESNHKTHYTVPDTEKDLESLNATIECEQPQPDLYKFVGRMHIYKADQEPAVRSLGPENLLLKGSTLKNTQTICGVAIYTGMETKMALNYQGKSQKRSAVEKSINAFLLVYLCILVSKALVCTTLKYVWQNKPGQDEPWYNEKTQREKDTNLYLKMFTDFLSFMVLFNFIIPVSMYVTVEMQKFLGSFFITWDKDFFDPEIKEGALVNTSDLNEELGQVEYVFTDKTGTLTQNNMEFIECCIDGFQYKYQDAGTDLDGFCVTDGPANKVQHKAGREKEELFLRALCLCHTVQVKESPEQGQGQRDGLMDHVDGLGVDGEGLHPPPQEQRGFIASSPDEVALVKGAMRYGFTFLGFESKTMKILTRDNDVERYELLHVLNFDPVRRRMSVIVRSKSGDTLLFCKGADSSIFPRVRQEEVERIRMNVERNATEGYRTLCVAYKYLNAEEYAQADAGLREARLALQDREEKLMAVYNQVETGMSLIGATAVEDRLQEEAAETMEALQGAGMKVWVLTGDKMETAKSTCYACRLFQRNTELLELTVRTLEDGGRRREERLHELLVEYHKKAVQDAPPVKAGVTRAWSSANHDYGFIIDGATLSMVLNSSSESNSSRYKNLFLQICQNCTSVLCCRMAPLQKAQIVKMVKNSKGSPITLSIGDGANDVSMILEAHVGIGIKGKEGRQAVRNSDYAIPKLKHLKKLLLAHGHLYYVRIAHLVQYFFYKNLCFILPQFLYQFFCGYSQQPLYDAAYLTMYNICFTSMPILAYSLLEQHICMEVLLDNATLYRGIAKNGMLRWGPFFYWTLLGVFHGLLFFFGVRYLFGNPALQDNGQVFGNWSYGTIVFTVLVFTVTLKLALDTRHWTWINHFVIWGSLAFYVFFSFFWGGIIWPFLKQQRLYFVFANMLSSVSAWLVIILLILLSLLPEILLVVFRKPRGPHAGQITPVTPLTYKHLKDRQ
- the atp11c gene encoding phospholipid-transporting ATPase 11C isoform X3, which codes for MLRRTLNRWLGRDERRVDSRNICVGHRSSSNNEAFIPPKFCDNRIVSSKYTVWNFLPKNLFEQFRRIANFYFLIIFLVQVIVDTPTSPVTSGLPLFFVITVTAIKQGYEDWLRHKADNEVNKYPVTVLEQGRRVRKESEKIKVGDVLEVDEDETFPCDLILLQSSREDDTCFVTTASLDGESNHKTHYTVPDTEKDLESLNATIECEQPQPDLYKFVGRMHIYKADQEPAVRSLGPENLLLKGSTLKNTQTICGVAIYTGMETKMALNYQGKSQKRSAVEKSINAFLLVYLCILVSKALVCTTLKYVWQNKPGQDEPWYNEKTQREKDTNLYLKMFTDFLSFMVLFNFIIPVSMYVTVEMQKFLGSFFITWDKDFFDPEIKEGALVNTSDLNEELGQVEYVFTDKTGTLTQNNMEFIECCIDGFQYKYQDAGTDLDGFCVTDGPANKVQHKAGREKEELFLRALCLCHTVQVKESPEQGQGQRDGLMDHVDGLGVDGEGLHPPPQEQRGFIASSPDEVALVKGAMRYGFTFLGFESKTMKILTRDNDVERYELLHVLNFDPVRRRMSVIVRSKSGDTLLFCKGADSSIFPRVRQEEVERIRMNVERNATEGYRTLCVAYKYLNAEEYAQADAGLREARLALQDREEKLMAVYNQVETGMSLIGATAVEDRLQEEAAETMEALQGAGMKVWVLTGDKMETAKSTCYACRLFQRNTELLELTVRTLEDGGRRREERLHELLVEYHKKAVQDAPPVKAGVTRAWSSANHDYGFIIDGATLSMVLNSSSESNSSRYKNLFLQICQNCTSVLCCRMAPLQKAQIVKMVKNSKGSPITLSIGDGANDVSMILEAHVGIGIKGKEGRQAVRNSDYAIPKLKHLKKLLLAHGHLYYVRIAHLVQYFFYKNLCFILPQFLYQFFCGYSQQPLYDAAYLTMYNICFTSMPILAYSLLEQHICMEVLLDNATLYRGIAKNGMLRWGPFFYWTLLGVFHGLLFFFGVRYLFGNPALQDNGQVFGNWSYGTIVFTVLVFTVTLKLALDTRHWTWINHFVIWGSLAFYVFFSFFWGGIIWPFLKQQRLYFVFANMLSSVSAWLVIILLILLSLLPEILLVVFRKPRGPHAGQLSQEGLLQTARLHPSHHLPIST